From Calderihabitans maritimus, a single genomic window includes:
- the mutT gene encoding 8-oxo-dGTP diphosphatase MutT — translation MIVVTAALIKANGKILIAQRPAGSYMGLKWEFPGGKVEEGEHPQEALRRELREELGIEVEVRDIFEVVSHKYKDRHILLLCYQCRLLSRNVTPREGQSYRWVTKEELDNYEFTEADKPIVNKLRKTP, via the coding sequence ATGATTGTAGTAACTGCAGCGTTGATTAAGGCGAACGGGAAAATCCTTATTGCTCAAAGACCCGCGGGCAGTTATATGGGTTTGAAATGGGAGTTTCCAGGGGGAAAAGTAGAAGAAGGAGAGCATCCCCAGGAGGCGCTGCGCAGAGAGCTGCGCGAGGAGTTGGGTATAGAGGTGGAAGTGAGGGATATATTCGAAGTTGTTTCTCACAAGTATAAGGACAGGCACATTTTACTTTTGTGTTATCAATGCCGTTTACTGAGCCGAAATGTAACTCCGCGGGAAGGACAGAGTTACCGGTGGGTAACCAAGGAAGAACTAGACAATTACGAGTTTACGGAAGCAGACAAGCCTATTGTCAATAAGCTGCGAAAAACGCCCTAA
- a CDS encoding DAK2 domain-containing protein yields MDNNTEKITGLQLKNMLRMAAYYLQQNEKAINELNVFPVPDGDTGTNMTMTASGAISPLEELPDDVPLGKVAVLASEAALMSARGNSGVILSQFLRGLARSLGNKDTVSCSEMAKAFQYGLVYAYQAVSSPVEGTILTVAREIARGTRKTTRESNSLVEVLTKAVEVGERALALTPTQLPALREAGVVDAGGQGLLVFLEGCLAGLKGEVLEKLPAGRGTTPVVPQAFKDISTSSLEFTYCTEALLKYRTKPDLQELKSQLETLGDSLLLVEGKDLIKFHLHTNHPGKALEILLQYGTLYDIKIDNMSEQHRQTVQVSVPMAVVAVSPGEGLDEAFKNLGVTEVVAGGDTMNPSVQQLLEAIENTRAEQVLVLPNNSNIRLAAEQAAAVSDRKVKVLPCVDVMQGLAAMFSYDPKNSLEENYENMLVRIQAIQSGRVTFAARESTWQGRSLKQGSVLGFSRGELLAVAEDVATATLELVRQLVGEDYELLTMFYGRKVTRSEAEKVADALRETFPDIEVELLPGGQPHDYFLLMLE; encoded by the coding sequence GTGGACAACAATACCGAGAAAATTACCGGTCTGCAATTAAAAAATATGCTGCGTATGGCAGCCTATTACCTGCAGCAGAACGAAAAAGCGATTAATGAACTGAATGTATTTCCGGTGCCCGACGGGGACACAGGTACCAATATGACAATGACGGCTTCGGGAGCCATTTCTCCTCTGGAAGAGTTGCCGGATGACGTACCCCTAGGTAAAGTGGCCGTGCTGGCATCCGAAGCGGCTCTGATGTCGGCACGGGGCAATTCGGGAGTGATTCTCTCCCAGTTTTTGCGGGGACTGGCCCGTTCTTTGGGGAACAAAGACACAGTTTCCTGTTCAGAAATGGCCAAGGCTTTCCAGTATGGACTGGTCTACGCCTATCAGGCCGTCTCTTCCCCGGTGGAGGGCACTATATTGACTGTAGCCAGGGAGATTGCCCGAGGAACCAGAAAAACCACAAGGGAAAGCAACAGCCTGGTAGAGGTGTTGACCAAGGCGGTCGAGGTAGGAGAGCGTGCTCTGGCCTTAACTCCCACCCAGCTGCCGGCGCTCCGGGAAGCGGGAGTGGTAGACGCCGGTGGACAAGGTTTACTGGTCTTTCTGGAGGGCTGTCTGGCGGGTCTCAAAGGGGAGGTTTTAGAAAAATTGCCTGCGGGCAGGGGGACTACTCCGGTGGTCCCCCAGGCATTTAAAGATATTTCTACTTCCTCCCTCGAATTTACCTATTGCACCGAGGCCCTTCTAAAGTATAGAACAAAACCGGACCTGCAAGAGCTTAAGTCCCAGCTGGAAACGTTGGGAGATTCCTTGCTTCTGGTAGAGGGGAAAGACCTGATAAAGTTTCACCTGCATACCAACCATCCGGGCAAAGCCCTGGAGATACTGCTTCAGTACGGAACTCTCTATGATATCAAGATTGACAATATGTCTGAACAACACCGGCAGACGGTTCAAGTATCGGTTCCTATGGCTGTGGTGGCAGTTTCCCCCGGCGAGGGACTGGACGAAGCCTTTAAAAATCTAGGGGTCACAGAGGTAGTTGCTGGTGGGGATACCATGAACCCCAGTGTACAACAACTTTTGGAGGCCATAGAGAATACCCGCGCGGAACAGGTTTTGGTGCTCCCCAACAATTCCAACATCCGTCTTGCCGCGGAGCAGGCCGCAGCAGTGAGCGACAGGAAGGTCAAGGTTTTGCCGTGCGTAGATGTGATGCAGGGATTGGCAGCCATGTTTAGCTATGATCCCAAAAACAGCCTGGAAGAAAATTACGAAAATATGCTGGTCAGGATTCAGGCCATCCAGAGCGGGCGGGTGACCTTTGCTGCCCGGGAGAGTACCTGGCAGGGCCGCTCCCTCAAACAGGGGTCCGTATTGGGGTTCAGCAGGGGTGAATTGCTGGCCGTAGCCGAAGACGTCGCTACCGCTACCCTGGAACTGGTCAGACAATTGGTTGGCGAAGATTATGAACTACTGACCATGTTTTACGGCCGGAAGGTTACCCGATCCGAGGCGGAAAAAGTTGCAGACGCCCTTCGGGAAACGTTTCCGGATATTGAAGTCGAGTTACTGCCGGGAGGGCAGCCCCATGATTATTTTCTGCTAATGCTGGAATAA